In Acidisarcina polymorpha, the DNA window TTAAGCGAAATTCATCGATAAGATGTGGTCGCGCTGCCAACAATTTTTAGAGATGACTGTCTGACCACATGTGAATATGCAAGGCGCGGTCGGCTTGGTTATGCTGCTCAACAAGAGAGATAGCATCCACTGTGAAGCGCCATGTCGTCGCAATGATTAGGTCATCGACACGCGGCGGCTGCCAAAGCTCCATCTGACTCCGCACATCGCTCACGTCGCCAGGGCCGACGCTTTTCGACAGCCAGTGCTTGCACTGAATGATGACCCGATGCCGCCGCACGCCGCCTAATAGTCGATGCAACCTTTCATTTGGAAGGACGCACATAGTATAAGTACTTGATTGCGTGCAGGCAGTGCGAAGAATACCACGGAAGGTAGCCCATTCTGCAAGTTGTGCTGTCGACCTAATCTTAAGACAACTTCCCGCTTTGTTTCCATCATCTCCGCAGTAGCGCAGCTCCGGGCTTCCACGCCCATATCGCCACCGAGAGGATTTTTCTATGCCAGATACGAGTAGCCCCAATATTGTGGCCGCTTTTTTCGACACCGAATCCGTCGCCGAATCCGCTGTCGGCGCGCTGCTAAACGCAGGCTTTACTTCCAACCAAATCGGTGTGGCCTCGCGCGCCAGCAGTGCGGCCGATTCTTCAGCCCCCGCCGATCAAAAGCTTGATCCCGTAGGCTCCAGCGACAACACCGCGCACACCACCGGACATGCCGTCGGTGCAGCCGCCGGCAGCGCCTGGGACAAGGTAAAAAACTTTTTCAGCTCAGACGCCGTTGAGCCCTGCGCGGACGAGAAGAGCAAGGGTGATTTCGCCAGCCATGAAATCACCTCTGATTACGGCGACTACTCTTCTGAAGACATTCATTCTTCACTCTCCGGAATGTCAGTTCCCGAGGAGCGGTCGAGATACTTCGGGTCGCGCTTTGGCAGGGGCAACCAGGGAGCCATCGTCACCGTCTCGGCTGCAGGTCGCGAAGCAGAAGCTGAACAGATCCTCGAAGCTAGTGGTGGCGATCTGGGCAACAATTCCTCGAGCTACGACTACGCTGAAGCCGATAGCGCACCAATCTCAGGACAACAGCGCATTCAGCTCCTTGGAGAAGTCCTGCGTGTCCACAAAGATCGCATTAGCCGCGGCGAAGTCCGTATCCGCAAGGAAGTGATCACCGAAACTCAAACCATCGAAGTGCCGGTTACCCGCGACGAGCTGGTCATCGAACGCTTTTCGCCAACCAGCTCCACCACAGCGCAGGGTCAGGTCGGAGAATGCTCCGAAATCCGCATTCCGCTGACCGAAGAAGTGGCCTCTGCTGATAAGCACACTATCGTCCGCGAAGAGGTCGCGGTCGGCAAGCGCACCGTAGAAGGCGTCCGCAGCGTCGGCGATAGTGTCAGCCACGAAGAACTTGTCGTCGAGGATGAGACCAAGCGCAGCACCTAACGCTTGGGATTGACAGCCAAAAAGGGTGCCCCCTCAGGTGCCCGTTGTATCAACTGGAGTTAATCGAGGCGCGCTTCGTGTGGCCGGTCTAATCTGTCGGTCACCGATCTGCCGGACGCGACCCCTCATGGGCAAGGCGACATTGTGTGCCGAGCGCCTCTTCGATTTTCCACCGATAGGTGCACTAGATCCAGAGTGAGATAGTTGAGCAGACTCGAGGCTAACCCGTATTTTCTTCAAAAATGGGACAAACACTATGCAGGCCTGATTCAGTTCGTGCAAAAGGTTAGCTCGATGTGCCGGGGCAAGGCCTACTTCACCACCCCGGACACGCTCGGCGAGTATCTGCTGATGGACTACATGCAGCGGAAGATGAAAAGCATCCACTAGGAAATCTAGGCTGGGAAGGGACTCGCGCCGCCGGCTTCGAGCCATTCATAGCGTGCGCTCGCGGATCCAGCGCCTTTCGGTTGTGTCCACTCTTCCGGGGTGCGCGAGTTCAGCCAGTCGATGGGGGTTGCTCCTGTCCCAGCTTTGGCCGCGATCGCAAAGGCTCTGCGTACAGCCTCTTTCTGCGGGGCGCCCATGGTGCCTGCGCGGGGCGAGATCACGACGGATGCGCCGGCCGCCGCGACCGCGTCGAGCCAGCGTTCGGTCAACGTCCAGGGAATGGCCTCGGTAATCGGGATGCAGTCCGGGTCCATGGCGAAGAAAGTCGTGTGCTGGGGGAGGCGGAAGGCCAGCGTGTTCACGCCCATGCGGCGCGTACGCTCCCAGGCTTTCCCGCTGACATCGTCGCCGGTGCGCTGGAGTTCGAAGATCCCGGCGCTGAGATGGCCGACAACATTGCAGCCGACGAGGATGGTCTGGTCTCCGGCAACCTTGCGGATGTCTTCATAGAGATCACGAATAATCTCCGCGTTGGTCTGGGAGCGGTCGTGGAAGCTCCAGCCATGCACTGTGGGCGAGGCCCCCATGTCGTTGCCCCATTGACCGAGCAGGTCGTAGGTGGAGAAGTCATGCTTTACCAGTTCGTATTTCCATTCAGCCGCCAGCCGAATGGTCTCGAGCGTTTTTCGTCTTGCCTCAGGGATGGTCGGGTCATAGGCGAGATCGGTAGAATGATCTTTGAATCGGCTTGCGGGTAGCAACAGGGAAGCGTCTTTTTCGCCGCGAGCGCGAAGGGGGCGGACCCAGATCCCGGGACGAACACCTTTGCGAACGATCTCTGCCGCCAGTCCGGGCATAGAAGGAAACTTCGGGCTGTGCTCCCATCCCTCATCGGTGACAACGAAGGGTCTCGGCCCAGAGGCGGGCGCGAGCTCCGCGACCAGGTCGGCATCGCGCAGAATGTCTTGCGCGGAACTGTCTCCGTAGGCGTAATACCAATCATTGCTGCCGTAGACCGGCTCCTTGGAGAGACGCGGCGTCGGCGAAAGAATTCGGCAGAACGCTTGCGCTGCTGCAAAGGGACTCTCGTCCGCATGACCCAGGCGGGCGACGACTGTTGCGAGTGCGATCTGCCGTTGACCGAGCAGAACGCCCTTGCCGCCGTTGCGCACGTCGAGCCATAGGGAGACGCCTTCGCGGTCGCACTGCCAGAAGGCCAGAGCGCCCGCTCCGGTTTTGACTCCATACCCGTGGGTAGTTTTGCCGTCAAAGATAAGGAAGTACCAGGGAAGTGCTCGCTCGGGAACGATCGGCATCCATCCCATGTCGCCGTAGCTGCGTTCCCAGGCATCGGCGAGCAGCTTTACATCGGCCGGTACGGGAGAATTCCAGCGCAGATGGAGGCGGACCATTGGAGTGGTGGGAGCAGTCAGCGTTAGTTCCAGGCTGGTCTCTTTTTGTCCGCAAACCAGGCTTATGTCCCGGCCGGTCCATGACGAGCCTGACCGGTCCAGTGAAATCGGAGAAAGCTCTTCGGCAAATGCTGTCGCAGTATCCGGCTGTCGGAGCAAAGGAAAAAAGCGGCTTGAAGTCTTTTCTGGCGAAGAAGCTTCGGCGAGGTGAGTGTGCCCAGCTGCTATTCCGACGATGCCGGCGGCACCAAGGTTGCGCAAGATGGTCCGCCGAGTCGGCAGCGGGAAAGCCTGTTGATCTTCCAAGCTCTATTCTCCTTTGCTGGATCTACTGCAGAGGTACCAGAATAGAGTCTCAAAGCGGCCGTGCTCCCTTCACTTCAATGATTGTCTGCAGCCATGATGCCTCGCTCGCAGCAGAACTGGCCATCAAAGGCCCGTTGGGAGCGGCGTAGTCCCTTCGTTCAGGATACGGAGGTAGGCGGTGTAGCCAAACACCCTTCCTCGCTTCTTTCCAGTCATCTCCGCCACGATGCCAAGTTTCTCGAGGTCTGCGAGTGCAACATTCACTGTGGGGGCACTCAGTCCGGTCTCTTGCCCGAGCCGGTTGGCGGTCACAAGTGGATTACGCTGGAGAAAGTCATGGAGTCGCAGAGCCGATCCAACGCGCTCGCCCCGCTCGGTGACGCGTTCCCTGTCCTGGCGGAAAAGGTCGGCTATCCTCATTGCCGCGTCAAAGGCCTGATTCGCGGTCTGCTCAACGCCCTCTAGAAAGAACTGGAGCCAAGCCTCCCACGCGCCTTCTTCACGAACGGCCTGGAGTAGTCGGTAATACTCCGCTCGGTATGTCTTCAGGTACAGGCTCAGGTAAAGCAGCGGCTTGTGGAGGACTCCCCGCGTGCAGAGATACAGCGTCACCAAAAGCCGCCCAATACGGCCGTTTCCGTCCAGAAATGGGTGGATAGTCTCGAACTGAACATGAATCAGGCCGGCTTTGATCAGTGCAGGGAGGTGCGAGGTCTCCTCGTGCAGGAATTGCTCAAGGGCAGCCAGCACCCCGTTGAGCTCGTGCACAGGCGGGGGTACGTAGAGTGCATTGCCAGGCCGCGTTCCGCCGATCCAGTTTTGAGAACGCCGGAACTCCCCAGGACTCATGGCCGCACCTCGGCCGCTCTGGAGCAGACGCTCGTGCATCTCGCGGACCAGGCGGAGCGATAGGGGTAGCTCCTTCATTCTTTCGAGTCCAAACATCATGGCATCGACGTAGTTCGACACCTCACGAACGTCATCAATAGGCTGCCCTGCCTCAGCATCGGTTTCGAAGCGGAGTAGATCCGTCAGGGTAGATTGTGTTCCCTCGATCTGCGAGGATAAAACGGCCTCTTTCCGCACGTACATGTACAGGAAAAGTTCGTGGGAGGGCAGCAGAACTGTGATGCCGTCCAGGCGTCCCAGTGCTCGCTCCGCTGCGCTCAGGCGCTCTAAAAGCGGCAAGAGGTCAATCGGGGGAGAGGGTGGAAGCGCTGGAGGAATATACGCGCGGACATTCTCGCCGCCTGTCGAGGTCTCTACATAACGACCTAAACGCGTGTTCACGGGGGCAGTCTGGTCCACGCCATCCATTGTACCGACTAATTAGGTGCTAGGCGAACGTCTTAAATAACGGCTCGTCTTAGTAAAAGTCTCCTTAATAAGGGAGGGCTCCCCAAGGGACTAGTAGAAGCTGATCGGCAAGCGCGACCATGCTCATCTGGCCCTCCTGCTCGGCTGCGGACTACGTCGTCAGGAGCTGGCCGAGCCCAAATTTGAGGACATCGTCGAGCGCGAGGGTCGGGCGGTGATCGTCGACCTGGTAGAGAAGGGAAGGCGCGTCCGCACGGTGGCCGTGCCTTTCTGGGTGAAGCAAAGCATCGACCGCTGGACAGCCGCCGCTGACATTCAGATGGGCCTGGTCGGCCGGTCTCGAAGTCCGGCAAGCCGGGCAAAGTGGCACTCGGGGATTGGTCAGTCTGGTCGGTCGTCGAACGGTGCGCCAAGGAAATAGGCATCCAGAACTTTGGGGGGCTCATGACCTGCACCGGACCTGCCCGAAGTTATGCCGGAAGTCGGGCAGCGATCTAGAGCAGATCAAGTTCCTGCTCGGCCACTCGTCAATTCAGACGACCGAACGTATCTCAGGTCCGACCAAGAGATTGCCGTCGCCGTCAATGACACGCGCAGTCTGTGAATCAAAATTAGCAGGCAGGTAGTGTTAAGCCTTAAAGTGACCCTCGCGGGGCCACACCCTAAAGCCTTTACCGAGGCCCCTCCTGCAAATATCGGTAAAATTGTGCCGAAAAGCTTGGGCTGAGAAAAATAGTGGCAAAAAAGATTAACAAGACCGCTCGCGGGCGGTGTATGTTGTTCGCAAGGACGAAACACCCGGCTTGCGACAGAAAAGCCACAAACCGGATGGTGACCGTCCTAACAATTTCAGTGCTGTGGCGCTTGGTAAACGTGGACCAGTTTGACCAGGTCACTTACGACCAGGCCGAAGACGACCAAGATCGGCATTGCTTTTGTAAACAAAGAAGTGGATCGTGGCGCTTTCATGTGGCACCTCCTTTCCTTCTTTAATCACGAGCCCGGTGTTGGCGCACCGGGTTTCGTGTTTTTAGCAGTTTTTCCAATTGGGCAAACGGCTAATATGCCCGCAGAGTAGCGCTCATGGATTGCATCGTCAACTGCTATTCGATGAATTCGTGACAAATCTGTTAATCCATTCTGTTTTTTGGAACGTTATGCTTCCGAGCCGCCACCGGTCTAGGGGTCACCACACCAAACATCAAAACCGTACCGTAAGACGTGTTGCGCACACCTGTCGCCCTAAATGCTGATACTGCTCCCGGCAAGACAGCCTTGCACAAGCGGCGCTGAGCGGGGAAGCCGGTCACAGGACCGACCGGCGGGGACTGCGCGGGAATGCAACGGAGGAGGGCCGGAGATACCCGCCGGACGCAGCGTCCAGCCCTGACCGGCCGCGGCGTCAAGCCCCTGCTCTCTTGCGTGAGGGATCATTAGGCTCTGTTGCATTAACTTCACTGGTCGCAGTTCACTCGGTGCGCCGCTCGATCAGGCAGCGACAGCGAAGATGTCGAACAGCTTGTTTACGAAACGGATCTCCTCTTTGACGCGCGGCTTACAGGTGATCACTTCAAAGCCCTTGATCGTAGCGGCCATGCTAATTTCGCCGGGTAGGTAGTGGGCGACGCTTGACCATGTCTGAGCAGACCACTCTGATGTGTGAATACCTCTTACGCCTTGCCGCGCCAGCCTGCCTACTTGTAGATGAAGGGAGTTTACAGTGGGCAAAATTGACAACATGAGGCAGGAAGTGAGGCTCATAAAGACGCAACTCAAGTTGAAGATGGAGCAGCTCCACGCCGCGCAGTCTGCTGAATTTCGCCTGAAGGTCGGAGACCTTCTACTGAAAAAGGAAGGCGAGTATGGGAATCCAACATGTAAGGTGTACATGATAAGTAAGCTGGTGTTTCACGCTGACCAAACACCCATAATTTACGGAAGACAACGCTTAAAGGATGGGATCTCATTTCACGCGACACAGACAGTTCTGTGCTTCCGCGCCGATGAAGTACCAATGGCAATTGGCCATGTGGATCATTGGCAGAACATACTCCAAGTAAAATCTAGGACTTCCCGACGTAGCTGGATCACTCCCCCGGCTGTACGCTCACCCTATCTGGTATGCAACCCTTTCAACAGATGGGTAATTCAGCTCAGCGATTAGAACACACGGCTAGGATCCTCTAAGAAGCGGAGAGGACCACATGCGGTTTGCCCCCTTTATGTCGTCTTCAACGCGTGGCCGATAGCTCGGGAGATGGTCGTCCATTGTTCCGTTTCGACTCCGAGCTGACGCTCGCCGGCTTTTGTGCGCCGGTAATATTTGGCACGTCGGTTATTTTCCGACGCGCCCCAGAAGGATTTCAGCCATCCGGCTTCTTCCATGCGATGAAGGGCGGGAAAGAGTGACCCAGGCCTGACCTTGAATGTGTCCCCGGTGATCTGCTCGACACGCCGGGCAATGCCCAGGCCGTGAAATTCTCCGTCGCCAATGGCCTTAAGGATGAGCAGGTCCAGCGTGCCCTGCAGAAGATTTCCCTGATTTCGCTCCACTCACCACGCTCCTATTGAATGACGATAGGAGTTTAGAAGACGTTCATAAAGAATGTCAATAGGAGCGATAACCAGCAACGGATCACTTCCACTTCAGAAAACGGATACCATCGTACCTTACGGCTGACGCAAAGGCCTGAATTTGCTTTTGCCGAGTCTTGCAGTGTTTCGCCACTGGTAGTCACCGGTAAGCTTGATGTGCCCCCAGCCGAGCGGAGACAAGTGCTTCCGGAGCACCGGGTCCGCGAAGCCAACCGCCGACCTAGCAATCGCGTTTTCGACCAGGGCCGCGTGGGCGGCGGCGATGGAATGTTACCTCTTGAAAACTTCCGGGCATGGCTGCATTGAGCGCAGCACTCACCGGCGCGGCTTCGTGTTTAAGGATGTTCCAATCGGTTTCTTCCAGTACGACTAGCGCCAGCTTGCGGCCCGTCAGATTTTGCTGATATGAGAGGTTCTTATCCCCCCGTCACCCACGCACTCGAAGCCATTGGCCTCGGCAGCGGCCAACAGATCGCCGTTTTGGAGCGCATCCCGGCGCAATTCACGCGAGGTCGTGATGACGTGGCCGGGCAACAGCACCCGAAGCTTTTTCGGCACGTTGTGATCGAACAAAACTTTCACGGGTGAGCATGTTTCTCATGGCTTGCCGCGTAGCTCAGAATCTCTCGGATCGTTGTTTCCGACACGTCGAAGTCCTCAGCAATTTCTTCAACGGGCGACCCGCCTTCGTAGTTTTCGAGAATCGTATCGGCGGGCAGCCGTGTTCCCTTGAGCAAGGGGACGCCGCTTACCTTACCGGGAACGACCTCGACTAGCGGATAGTCTGTCCAGTCCATGACGGTGCTTTCGGGTAAGTGGGCCATGCTCTAAGGATACTCCCGCGCAGACTGACAATCAACGTGAAAACGTCAGAACTAATTGGCCATTGTGATGGCCGATAGGTGCGCGGGCTTTCCTTTACTGAACGTCAGAGACCTTGCCGTTGGCGAAGATGACTTTCATGTCCGGATAGACGAATACCTGCTTCGCGCCCAGATCGATCGCCTTGGGGGGATCGCCCAGGGACTTCTTCACTTCGTCGGTGGTCATCCCCAGTTTCACCGTCTTGCTTTGGGCGGTCGAGACGGTCGCCGGATTGGCGACGACAGTGTCGATCGCTTTCTTTACGTCATCGGCGCTCAATGATTCGAGGCCGGGGAGCTTCACATTGAGTTCGGCCCTGTACCTGGTTCCCTGGCCGTCGCCCAACGTCGTGGTGTCCACGGTTAGTAGCTCGACCTGTACGGCGTCCTTCTTCACGAAGATCTGGGTCACGTAGACCTTTTCGTCGGGCTTGAGGGTGCGCGAATTTCCGGTGCTGCCGGAGGTGGCGGCCCAAAAGCCGCTTGCCTGGGTCACCTGTCCATCGGCGACATTGGTGTTGATGATTTCTTTTTCCGTGTTCGCCATATCGGCATAGATGCCGGGGACGCGCACGGCCAGGAGAAAGAGTGCAGCGAGCGAGGGCTTTTTCCCCTTCTTGGGCAAAGGCGACGTAGCCGCCTTGCGGGTAGTGGATCTAGGCCATGGTCCGTAGCCGGCCCAGATTCTTCGCGTAAGAGCCACTGTTCGAGGATACGCCGGCGATAGCCCGCGAGTTGCGTCTTGTGCAAGTTGTCGAGACCCAGAGACATTAGTGTCGCCATCGCATCAAGGATGCGTCGTTGCGGCTGGGTCACGCCATCGAGGGATGGCCCTTTGGTGCTATTAACGGCTTCGTCCGACTATGGTTCGCTAGCTTTGAAGCTAACGGATACGGGTTCGGCGCACCTCGCTCGATCCGATAAACAGCATGCACTTCCCCAAGGCGGCCACATGCGTGACACACGGCGTCCATCCGTTGCACCCAGCTCTTTAATTCAGAGGTCTCAGGATGCAAAGCCCAGCAGTTCGGAGTGAAAACGGGCATTCTCCGGAATTTTACGGGTGACAGCTTCAAGCATGGGAGAAAAATTCACTTCGTGAGGACCTTTGCTGTCGATCCACCAATAACCGTCAAGACAACCGCCGCCGTTTCCAGTATCTGGGTCATAGCTACCTAAGACGGCATCCGATCCCGATCCAAACACCTGCGCTGTTGTCTCGTGGATCAGCCCACCGCCGTCATAATGCAACGCGTAGATTTCGACGTACAAGCCTTCCCTCCCCGAAGATACAAGCAAATCTTGCAAGGCACAGTGCGCGCCTGGATCGAGAAGGAAGGGAGGACATTCGGTTTTCGGTTGCGAAGTGGATAGAATCGGGTTTGATTTCGGCCGACCCCGGGCGACGACGCCCGAGGTGTTTAAGGAGAATATCATTCCTTTGTCCGCACAGATCGGCTCCGACCGGGGCGCAGACGCCGTCTTGCGTGTGTTTCGCGCTGATGAGCTACGCCTTTTTGTTGCAGCGGCCTCGATTGCGCTCGGATTCGTGATTCTCGGCTTTTCGCTGGTTCGGCAACGATTCGATCGGCTACTTTCCTTTCTAGCCTGGTTCGCCGTCGTGTACGGCGCTCGCCTCTGGTTGCAGTCGGGAATTCATCACCTGATGATGCCCGCGTCCGTCGCTGCCAACAGATTGCAGATGGTGCTTAATTTCTTCGTCGCAATACCCGCGTTCCTATTCTTCGGGGAGACCGGAACTGGAGGCCGGGTAGGGCGCGTGTTGGTGAACACAGTTTGTATCTCTGCTTTGTTGCTCATGGCGGCGGTGCTGCTTGGATTCTCGTTGTTGGCACTTGATCGGGCGAACAGCTTATTGATCATTGCAGGATCAGCGTCGCTCTTGTTCTTTGCCTTCCGGCAATCTCCGGCGACCAAGGATGAGTTTGTGTTCCGCGCGGGGTTGATTGTGTTCGTCGCCCTGGTGCTGTGGACGAACGTTTCAGAGTTGCTGGGACATGCAGCCACGTTCGAGTTCTACGGTTTTGCCATACTTTTATGCTGTCTCGGCTATGTTGCCGCTCGGCGGACGCTCGACCGCGATGAACGGTGGAGTGCCATCCAGCAGGAACTCGATATCGCACGGCGGATTCAGATGTCGATCCTTCCCGCCGCTTCCCCGAACTCAGATAATTTTTGTGTCGCCACTCGATACAGGGCCATGACCTCGGTGGCCGGCGACTTCTACGAATTCCTGCTGGCCGAAGACGGAGGCTTGGGGATGCTGGTGGCCGATGTGTCAGGTCACGGTGTGCCGGCGGCCCTGATTGCTTCTATGGTCAAGGTAGCTGTTCAATCTCAGCGCCATATGCAGGGTGATCCCGCTTCGCTACTTGCTGGTGTGAATCAAGCGTTGTGCGGAAATGCCCAGAACCAGCTCGTAACTGCGGCATACGTTTACCTCGATGCGAGAAAAGCCGAGCTTCGTTATGCAGGCGCCGGGCATCCGCCAATGCTCCTGTTGCGTGACGGCGAGGTGATCTCGATTGAAGAAAACGGTCTGGTCATGGCATTGATGCCACACGCCATCTATACCTCCAGGGTGATGGGGTTACAGCGGGGTGACCGCATCCTGCTGTACACGGACGGGATACTGGAACCTATCAACGCCAACGAAGAAGAGTTCGGTTATGAGCGGCTCGTTAGCCTTGTGAAGGCAAGCGCAATCTACTCTCCGGACGAAGCGGCCGATAGCATTCTCGGCGCCGTGAGCGCCTGGTCTGCGAGTCAGCAGGATGACCTCACTATCATGATCTGCGACTACAAGCCGGCCCTGCAATCCCGAACCAGCGCGGTTCCGGGATAGTGATTCTTGCGGTCGATCCCGAGAAATCGCAATAGGCCGTGGAAATGAAAAGGCGGGAAGCGCCGACCTCAGTCCATGCTCAGCTCGCAGTGAAAGACGAGTACACCTTCGCGTTCCTTAATCTTGGAAATGAACACAGCGAGCGCGAGTTGGAGCGGGCAATCACTGACGGGTCGAAGCCTTCCTGGGCGGCATGTTTACTTTCGTCGGGAGCCAGTACAAGATCGAGGTGGGGGCGAGAGTTTTTATTGACCCCTGCTCTACCATCGTCGCTTGCGCGCCCTAGTCGCTCTTGAATTGAAAGTCGGTGAGTTTGAACCGGAATACGTTGGCAAGATGCAGTTTTATCTCTCAGTCCTAGACGACACAGTTCGTCTTCCGGAAGAGCAACCTTCCATAAGGATAATTCTCTGCAAGTCGAAGGATAAAGTGGTCGTGGAGTACGCTTTGAAGGAGAGGCTATGCGTAATGCGAACGTGCAGGGCCGCGAAGCAGCGCGGCACCACCGACTGGAATCGACACATGGCAATCAATACACCCTATGCTGATTGGTTTATCAGATTATCCATATAGCCGCATAGCTTTTCCCTCTAACTACTTGCAGTGAAGAAAATGCACTTGAAAGGTGGTCTGCCACTGAGATGAAGATGCGAAGGCTTTCGCGCTATGCTGCCCTATGTGGAAGGGGAGAGGGCGGCCTTCATGGTCTCGTTCTCCAAGAAGACCTTTAGTCCTGCTATTCTTCCGTCCCACGGAGAAACCTGGCAAGCCCGATCTTGTAATCTTGGCTGCCGGTATGCTGAGGGAAGAACAAAATATGCTGCTGAACACAGCGCGTGCGTTTTATGAGTTTTGGAACACTAACGACGCCAAAACTCTGAAATCAGTCCTCTCTCCCAAATTTCACAGACCGCGATCTGCCTCCCGGTAGGCCTCAAGGAGCTAACGGGCCTCTCTCTATGCCAACACGCAGTTCCGAAAGGCGGTTCCAGACCTCCACTGTGAAGTCACGCAGCAGATCGTTGCCGGCGATCGTGTTGTTTCAAACCTCCGCTTTACTGGGCATTTCACAGGCGTCTTCGGCGCGTTGCATGGCTCCGGACAAACAGTGGACTTCATTGCGACCGACATCCTCCGAATCCAGGCCGGAAAGATTACTGACAACTGGCACCTGGAAGACAACTTAACTTTTCAGCAGCAGATTGCGGCGATGAAGGACTAGTCTTCTTAATACCCTTGTCTCGTCAGCTGACTGGTCTCTTTGATAGGAAAATGTCGCATGGCACAGACACCTACACAGACACGCAGATTCGATCGGCAGACTACCTAAACCTGGGGGACCCCAGCGGTATGGATTATTGATCCAGGGTCAAGGACCGGGCGCCAGTGTGTCGGCTTATCCTGGATTGCCAGCGAGAGGCTCGAGG includes these proteins:
- a CDS encoding restriction endonuclease is translated as MHRLLGGVRRHRVIIQCKHWLSKSVGPGDVSDVRSQMELWQPPRVDDLIIATTWRFTVDAISLVEQHNQADRALHIHMWSDSHL
- a CDS encoding YsnF/AvaK domain-containing protein — translated: MPDTSSPNIVAAFFDTESVAESAVGALLNAGFTSNQIGVASRASSAADSSAPADQKLDPVGSSDNTAHTTGHAVGAAAGSAWDKVKNFFSSDAVEPCADEKSKGDFASHEITSDYGDYSSEDIHSSLSGMSVPEERSRYFGSRFGRGNQGAIVTVSAAGREAEAEQILEASGGDLGNNSSSYDYAEADSAPISGQQRIQLLGEVLRVHKDRISRGEVRIRKEVITETQTIEVPVTRDELVIERFSPTSSTTAQGQVGECSEIRIPLTEEVASADKHTIVREEVAVGKRTVEGVRSVGDSVSHEELVVEDETKRST
- a CDS encoding Fic family protein, with the protein product MDQTAPVNTRLGRYVETSTGGENVRAYIPPALPPSPPIDLLPLLERLSAAERALGRLDGITVLLPSHELFLYMYVRKEAVLSSQIEGTQSTLTDLLRFETDAEAGQPIDDVREVSNYVDAMMFGLERMKELPLSLRLVREMHERLLQSGRGAAMSPGEFRRSQNWIGGTRPGNALYVPPPVHELNGVLAALEQFLHEETSHLPALIKAGLIHVQFETIHPFLDGNGRIGRLLVTLYLCTRGVLHKPLLYLSLYLKTYRAEYYRLLQAVREEGAWEAWLQFFLEGVEQTANQAFDAAMRIADLFRQDRERVTERGERVGSALRLHDFLQRNPLVTANRLGQETGLSAPTVNVALADLEKLGIVAEMTGKKRGRVFGYTAYLRILNEGTTPLPTGL
- a CDS encoding PadR family transcriptional regulator; this encodes MERNQGNLLQGTLDLLILKAIGDGEFHGLGIARRVEQITGDTFKVRPGSLFPALHRMEEAGWLKSFWGASENNRRAKYYRRTKAGERQLGVETEQWTTISRAIGHALKTT
- a CDS encoding DUF433 domain-containing protein, giving the protein MAHLPESTVMDWTDYPLVEVVPGKVSGVPLLKGTRLPADTILENYEGGSPVEEIAEDFDVSETTIREILSYAASHEKHAHP
- a CDS encoding PP2C family protein-serine/threonine phosphatase, producing MSAQIGSDRGADAVLRVFRADELRLFVAAASIALGFVILGFSLVRQRFDRLLSFLAWFAVVYGARLWLQSGIHHLMMPASVAANRLQMVLNFFVAIPAFLFFGETGTGGRVGRVLVNTVCISALLLMAAVLLGFSLLALDRANSLLIIAGSASLLFFAFRQSPATKDEFVFRAGLIVFVALVLWTNVSELLGHAATFEFYGFAILLCCLGYVAARRTLDRDERWSAIQQELDIARRIQMSILPAASPNSDNFCVATRYRAMTSVAGDFYEFLLAEDGGLGMLVADVSGHGVPAALIASMVKVAVQSQRHMQGDPASLLAGVNQALCGNAQNQLVTAAYVYLDARKAELRYAGAGHPPMLLLRDGEVISIEENGLVMALMPHAIYTSRVMGLQRGDRILLYTDGILEPINANEEEFGYERLVSLVKASAIYSPDEAADSILGAVSAWSASQQDDLTIMICDYKPALQSRTSAVPG
- a CDS encoding PDDEXK nuclease domain-containing protein, whose amino-acid sequence is MKVGEFEPEYVGKMQFYLSVLDDTVRLPEEQPSIRIILCKSKDKVVVEYALKERLCVMRTCRAAKQRGTTDWNRHMAINTPYADWFIRLSI